A stretch of DNA from Nitrosopumilus zosterae:
TCAAACTCCTTTCGCATTGATCTTCGTTGTGCAACTTGTTTGCAGAAATGTTCTTCTTCTTTTTGGGTTTTAAGACTAGTTTTGCCTGTTTTCATGATTGCTTCTCGAATGTTACCTTTTGGATCAATAATAGCTGCAAATCTCATTTTTGGATCTAAATTTAGAATTTTCTGAACAATTTCCAAATAATCAAATTTTGTTGCGGTTGCCATATCTAGTGTGAAAAATATTTTGCTAAATAT
This window harbors:
- a CDS encoding DUF6659 family protein, which codes for MATATKFDYLEIVQKILNLDPKMRFAAIIDPKGNIREAIMKTGKTSLKTQKEEEHFCKQVAQRRSMRKEFDRSLGKVRYVHVEREKVSQMVIYTKRNIVYFTMEPEMPIDTKIRLITRIKKITSEI